DNA sequence from the Gimesia sp. genome:
GTTACCTGGTTCCTGCGTTGACAGAGGATCGGGTATTTCTGGAATACGTGGCCTGCCGGGTGAGTCGGTTCTATGTGGACGAGCCTCATCCCCGCTACGCACTGCCATACATCTGGAATCCGCAGTCAGGAGTGATTGCTTTCTTTCAGAATCTACTCGACAGTTGGAAAACCGATCCGGGATCGTTCTGGGTCGCCGCTGCCACCGATACCGACCTGAACCAGAATTCGCTCAACCAGATCCGCGCAATTGCCCGGGAGACCGGCTATGTGGAAACTGAGCAGAAGACCTGGCACAGCGCGACGCTGATTCATTTTCAACAACCAGCGAATATCGGCAAGTGAACCGTCGTGCGAATCGTCAAACCCGGTTTCTGCGGATGGTGAGCAGCCAGTAGAGGGTAGCCGTCAGCATGAACAGGGCACTGGAACTGCAGACGCCGGCCCAGCCGAATTCGGTCCAGCTCCAGACGCCAACTGCTGCACCGAGTGCACCGCCCGCGAAGTAGATCACGATATAAATCGTCCCCAGGCGGTTACGGGCTTCGGGAGAGAGACTGTAAACCCGCGACTGATTACCCACGTGCACGGCCTGGATTCCCAAGTCCATCAGAACCACGCCGATTCCCAGCCCGAGCAGTGTTTCTCCCTGAAAGTAGAGTATTCCAAAGGAGAACAGCGTAAACAGCTGGAACAAGCCGATGATGGGACGCGCGCCGAAACGGTCGCTCAAACGTCCGACGCCACCCGCAGCGAGTGCACCACCGATGGCCAAAAGTCCCAGCATCCCCGCGACATCACTGCCATAATTCAAGGGCGGACGCTCCAGGTGAAAGACGAGCGTCATCCAGAATGCACTGAATGCAGCAAAGCTCAAACTTCCGAACACACACGATTCCCTGAGGACTTTCTCTGATGTGAACAGCTTCCACATCGAAGTCAGCAAAGGAATGTATCCCATACGAATCTGTGGTTTCGTGCTGGGCAACGCATACCAGAGCAGGGCCAGCAGGCAGGTCAACATGCAGGCCGCGATGTAATAAATCGATTGCCAGTCAATCAGCCGCCCCAGAACTCCACTGATCGTCCGCGAAAGCAACAGCCCTGTCAGCAGGCCCCCTACGACTGTACCCACAACACGTCCGCGTTCTGCGGGAGTGGCCAGGCTGGCCGCGAGGGAAA
Encoded proteins:
- a CDS encoding MFS transporter, with protein sequence MTPLSATEAPSASEVSETEHSPEPNHLSKGLTLLLATTVGMVVGNLYYMQPLLGLIAIDLGLSESAVGSAATLSLIGQSCGMLLILPLGDIFNRRPLILISVLLSICALLLVASADSLGWLSFACLALGLSTTGTHMTISLAASLATPAERGRVVGTVVGGLLTGLLLSRTISGVLGRLIDWQSIYYIAACMLTCLLALLWYALPSTKPQIRMGYIPLLTSMWKLFTSEKVLRESCVFGSLSFAAFSAFWMTLVFHLERPPLNYGSDVAGMLGLLAIGGALAAGGVGRLSDRFGARPIIGLFQLFTLFSFGILYFQGETLLGLGIGVVLMDLGIQAVHVGNQSRVYSLSPEARNRLGTIYIVIYFAGGALGAAVGVWSWTEFGWAGVCSSSALFMLTATLYWLLTIRRNRV